One window from the genome of Paraclostridium sordellii encodes:
- a CDS encoding tyrosine-type recombinase/integrase: protein MEEKVLLNEYEFEIFNDFSKKHNPATKHDYFSKIILFKDFIKNKELIEVSKEDCKGFVEFVRGSYAKSTSEKIYSYLHSFYNFMKKQGYIEVNPFKFVEKPQVSRIKTKDDVLSIQEINKLIDSLPRLNMRDRLIMIFLVTTGCLLNELVNLKWKDLMLDEKNNAYVRLGKNKRERVVKLHPYCFSTIESYRAYLGLPEMIIPSDDFVFVSQKRSSITDRNVRIIVKKALDIAGLSNYSAKDFRHSFAAISLRLGAGTEDIKNQLGWSDKYYAIRYKYVINFVDSESIDYIMDSDKMNINKK from the coding sequence ATGGAAGAAAAAGTTTTATTGAATGAATATGAATTTGAGATTTTTAATGATTTTTCTAAAAAACATAATCCAGCTACTAAACATGATTATTTTAGCAAAATTATACTATTTAAGGACTTTATTAAAAATAAAGAATTAATTGAAGTATCGAAAGAAGATTGTAAGGGGTTTGTAGAATTTGTAAGGGGAAGTTATGCAAAATCTACTTCAGAAAAGATTTATAGCTATTTACATAGTTTTTATAATTTTATGAAAAAGCAGGGATATATAGAGGTAAATCCTTTTAAATTTGTGGAAAAACCTCAAGTTAGTAGAATAAAAACTAAAGATGATGTGCTTAGTATACAAGAAATTAATAAGCTAATAGATAGCTTACCAAGGCTTAACATGAGAGATAGGCTTATAATGATATTCTTAGTTACTACAGGATGTTTATTAAATGAATTAGTTAATTTAAAATGGAAAGACTTAATGTTAGATGAAAAAAATAATGCTTATGTAAGGTTAGGTAAAAACAAAAGAGAGAGAGTTGTTAAGTTACATCCGTATTGTTTTTCTACAATAGAATCATACAGAGCTTACTTAGGTCTTCCAGAAATGATAATTCCATCAGATGATTTTGTATTTGTAAGTCAAAAAAGAAGTTCTATAACAGATAGAAATGTCAGAATAATAGTAAAGAAAGCATTAGATATAGCAGGTCTTAGCAATTATTCTGCAAAAGATTTTAGACATTCATTTGCAGCTATAAGTTTAAGACTTGGAGCAGGAACTGAAGACATAAAAAATCAACTTGGCTGGAGTGATAAGTATTACGCTATTAGATATAAATATGTAATTAATTTTGTAGACAGTGAAAGTATAGATTATATTATGGATAGTGATAAAATGAACATAAATAAAAAATAA
- a CDS encoding undecaprenyl-diphosphate phosphatase codes for MLKAVILGIVQGITEWLPVSSTGHLILVEQFVKFNLTDVFVSTFMVVIQLGSILAVLTLYFRKLNPLDNSKTEKEKRATIDLWLKVIVAVIPSAILGFLFDDAIDALFFNPTTVSITLILYGVIMIILENRNKKPIVSDFSQLTYKLAIGIGIFQCLALIPGTSRSGATIIGAVFLGASRYIAAEFSFFLAIPTMFGASGLKLLKTGASFSGFEWGVIGVGFVTAFIVSVFAIKFLMDYIKKHDFKAFGYYRIVLGIIVLAYFNFIL; via the coding sequence ATGTTAAAAGCCGTTATACTTGGTATAGTTCAAGGTATAACTGAATGGCTTCCTGTAAGTAGTACTGGACATCTTATATTAGTTGAGCAGTTTGTAAAATTTAATTTAACAGATGTTTTTGTAAGTACTTTTATGGTAGTAATACAACTAGGATCAATACTAGCAGTATTAACACTTTACTTTAGGAAATTAAATCCTTTAGATAATTCTAAAACCGAAAAAGAAAAAAGAGCTACTATAGATTTATGGCTTAAGGTTATTGTTGCTGTCATACCATCTGCAATATTAGGATTTTTATTTGATGATGCAATAGATGCATTATTCTTTAATCCAACTACAGTATCTATAACACTTATTCTTTACGGAGTTATTATGATAATACTTGAAAATAGAAATAAAAAACCTATTGTAAGCGATTTTTCTCAACTTACATATAAATTAGCAATCGGTATAGGTATTTTCCAATGCTTAGCATTAATACCAGGTACATCTAGATCTGGTGCAACTATAATCGGTGCTGTATTTTTAGGAGCATCTAGATATATAGCTGCTGAATTTTCATTTTTCTTAGCTATACCGACAATGTTTGGAGCTAGTGGTTTAAAATTATTAAAAACTGGAGCTAGCTTTTCAGGGTTTGAATGGGGAGTTATAGGAGTAGGATTTGTTACAGCATTTATAGTTTCTGTATTTGCAATCAAATTCTTAATGGATTACATCAAGAAACATGACTTTAAAGCATTTGGTTACTATAGAATAGTTCTTGGTATAATAGTTTTAGCTTATTTTAACTTTATACTTTAA
- a CDS encoding sensor histidine kinase, protein MKSKVLKMDMVEYLPIPYIFGELEKSIGGIEFFLVKGINDVYTDKFNIEESEIVDKDISEILELNNYEEFLKCVKEEKIKQIEFKEFNVGYELIPRKVSENEYVIWFIDITKELNYEESNKIKSEFFANLSHELRTPLNLIFSSLQILELKIKNANFKEEKSISKYLNMANQNTYRLLKLVNNIIDSNKITSGYFDYSPQNYDIIYFIEGICQSVVDFAKQKNIDIVFDTYIEEKVVCFDLDKMERIILNILSNAIKFSKDGGVIKIDIEENDDNIEIKISDNGIGIPKNKLNSIFDRFKQVDGNTIRKGEGSGIGLYLVKCLVDMHGGSIFVDSEVGIGTIFNIQIPNKIIDECEYTITEKNLQNSYIEKIKVEFSDIYA, encoded by the coding sequence ATGAAATCTAAAGTTTTAAAAATGGATATGGTAGAATATTTACCTATTCCATATATATTTGGAGAATTAGAAAAAAGCATTGGTGGGATTGAGTTTTTTTTGGTAAAAGGAATCAACGATGTTTATACAGATAAATTTAATATAGAAGAAAGTGAGATAGTAGATAAAGATATAAGTGAAATTTTAGAGTTAAATAATTATGAAGAGTTTTTAAAGTGTGTAAAGGAAGAAAAAATTAAACAAATAGAATTTAAAGAGTTTAACGTAGGATATGAGTTGATACCCAGAAAGGTATCAGAAAATGAATATGTAATTTGGTTTATAGATATAACTAAAGAATTAAATTATGAAGAATCCAATAAAATAAAATCAGAATTTTTTGCAAACCTATCTCATGAATTAAGAACTCCATTGAACCTTATATTTAGCTCGCTACAAATTTTAGAGTTAAAAATAAAAAATGCAAATTTTAAAGAAGAGAAATCTATATCCAAATATTTAAATATGGCAAATCAAAACACATATAGATTATTAAAGTTAGTAAATAATATAATTGATTCCAATAAGATAACCTCAGGATATTTTGATTATAGTCCTCAAAATTATGATATTATATATTTTATAGAAGGTATATGTCAATCTGTTGTAGACTTTGCAAAACAAAAAAATATAGATATTGTATTTGATACATATATAGAGGAAAAAGTGGTATGTTTTGACCTTGATAAAATGGAGCGTATAATTCTTAATATTTTATCTAATGCTATAAAATTTAGTAAAGATGGTGGAGTAATTAAAATTGACATTGAAGAAAATGATGATAATATAGAAATTAAAATTTCAGATAACGGAATAGGTATACCAAAGAATAAGTTAAACTCTATATTTGATAGATTTAAGCAAGTTGATGGTAATACAATAAGAAAAGGTGAAGGTAGCGGAATAGGATTATATCTAGTTAAATGTCTAGTTGATATGCATGGAGGAAGCATATTTGTAGACAGTGAAGTTGGAATTGGAACGATATTTAATATACAAATACCAAATAAAATTATTGATGAATGTGAATATACGATAACAGAAAAAAATCTGCAAAATTCTTATATAGAGAAAATAAAAGTAGAATTTTCAGATATATATGCATAA
- the yjeM gene encoding glutamate/gamma-aminobutyrate family transporter YjeM, giving the protein MAGNTNNAKKLTLVPLVLMIFTSVFGFANMPRAFFLMGYAAIPWYILSAVLFFIPYAFMMAEYGSAFKKESGGMYSWMEKSVGPKYAFVGTFMWYASYIIWMVNVASTLWIPLSNAIVGYDATSTWSLFGLSSVQTLGIIGALWIVLVTYVSTKGIEKITKVTSIGGTAVALLNLVLLIGGVAVVAMNKGEFAEPIHNVAKAFTNSPNPAYQTPVTVLSFLTFAIFAFGGLEVLGGLVDQTENAEKTFPKGLTLAAIVISIGYALGIFACGMFTNWSDILSGSNVNMANVAYVLMQNLGYQLGVAFGASEATSLVMGAWVARFVGLSMFLALSGAFFTLTYSPLKTLIEGAPKEVWPGKLGEIKNGMPINAMKVQAIIVIVMILVVSFGGKSAEKFFALLVLMTNVAMTIPYLFLSSAFPAFKKKQLEGKVDKAFVVYKSVGLATTFAVIIGILVGFANVFTIIEPTLSSPAGLTDTLTMIAGPVAFGLIGFWLYSRYDKKYGRKSNDNNKKAS; this is encoded by the coding sequence ATGGCAGGAAATACTAATAATGCTAAAAAATTAACATTAGTACCCCTAGTACTTATGATATTTACATCAGTATTCGGGTTTGCTAATATGCCAAGAGCCTTTTTCCTAATGGGATATGCAGCTATACCTTGGTATATATTAAGTGCAGTTTTATTCTTCATACCATATGCATTTATGATGGCTGAATACGGATCTGCATTTAAAAAAGAATCAGGTGGTATGTATTCTTGGATGGAAAAATCAGTTGGGCCTAAATATGCGTTCGTAGGAACATTTATGTGGTACGCATCTTATATTATTTGGATGGTAAACGTTGCATCAACTTTATGGATACCGTTATCAAATGCTATAGTTGGATACGATGCTACATCAACTTGGTCTTTATTTGGATTAAGTTCAGTTCAAACATTAGGTATCATAGGAGCATTATGGATAGTTTTAGTTACTTACGTATCTACTAAAGGTATAGAAAAGATAACAAAAGTGACATCTATAGGTGGTACTGCAGTTGCATTACTAAACTTAGTTTTATTAATTGGTGGAGTTGCTGTTGTAGCAATGAATAAAGGTGAATTTGCAGAGCCTATACATAATGTGGCTAAAGCATTTACAAATTCTCCAAACCCAGCTTATCAAACTCCTGTAACTGTATTATCATTCTTAACATTTGCAATATTTGCATTTGGTGGATTAGAAGTTTTAGGTGGATTAGTTGACCAAACTGAAAATGCTGAAAAAACTTTCCCTAAAGGTCTTACTTTAGCGGCTATAGTAATATCTATAGGATATGCATTAGGTATATTTGCTTGTGGTATGTTTACTAACTGGAGTGATATACTATCAGGATCAAATGTAAACATGGCTAATGTTGCTTATGTATTAATGCAAAACTTAGGATATCAATTAGGTGTTGCATTTGGAGCTAGTGAAGCTACTTCATTAGTAATGGGTGCTTGGGTTGCTAGATTCGTTGGATTATCAATGTTCTTAGCATTATCAGGAGCATTCTTCACATTAACATATTCTCCACTAAAAACTCTTATAGAGGGTGCACCAAAAGAAGTTTGGCCTGGAAAATTAGGAGAAATAAAAAATGGTATGCCTATAAATGCTATGAAAGTTCAAGCTATAATAGTTATAGTTATGATACTTGTTGTATCATTTGGTGGTAAGAGTGCTGAGAAGTTCTTTGCCTTACTAGTTCTTATGACTAACGTTGCAATGACTATACCTTACTTATTCTTATCAAGTGCATTCCCTGCATTTAAAAAGAAACAATTAGAAGGTAAAGTAGATAAAGCTTTTGTAGTTTATAAAAGTGTTGGATTAGCAACAACTTTTGCTGTAATAATAGGTATATTAGTTGGATTTGCTAATGTATTTACTATAATAGAACCAACATTATCTTCACCAGCAGGATTAACAGATACATTAACAATGATAGCTGGGCCAGTAGCATTTGGTTTAATAGGATTCTGGTTATATAGTAGATATGATAAAAAATACGGAAGAAAATCAAACGATAACAATAAAAAAGCTAGTTAA
- a CDS encoding PAS domain-containing sensor histidine kinase gives MDFNKHSEVLEVCPIPCVWGKRMTDFRDKKSRYIIEGGNKLLIEKLGVNSDKEIIGKSVSEVLGISRNEINSFSRIDENKQMKYQYVCNLRDIYKVTLSMCEDDKFFIWFESYHINNNYSLAIQNNLKAMIWIKDVNGRYIKVNRNFEEITGLEDIDIIGKKNSQLNIGNTFEYMEEYEKLVLEKKEHVIEKTIFEDDEWISVFIHPMYDNERNIIGTYGFKIYDYVNSKTPIGIENRNKMLEIIVDNLPIPIFYKDKHGVYLYCNEAFDELIELDRDNIIGKKDYDLNIDEERVKMYKDADNKVIKHKVTTVNELYVERKSGDKYIEITKVPLWDYRKKVIGVIGIVIDLTQKKATEIELEKLRLDFFSNLTHEFRTPLNLIFSSVQLIDQSISNIKKGDVNVLIRYLRIIEQNGMRLLKLVNNLIDSTRIDSGCLDYNPQNKDIVAFVENICESVVEFSHSQNIDLIFDTDQEEKIISFDSDKMERIVLNLLSNAIKYNKENGRIDVGIKCNEDYIDINVRDTGVGIPSDKIGDVFEKFKQVDNRLTKISEGSGIGLSIVKSLVALHNGMVDVSSKVGVGTEFKVKIPNKVQGFEGNKYLIRNESINMNKKIQIEFSDIY, from the coding sequence TTGGACTTTAACAAACACTCAGAAGTTTTAGAGGTATGCCCTATACCATGTGTGTGGGGAAAACGCATGACAGATTTTAGAGATAAAAAATCAAGGTATATAATTGAAGGGGGAAATAAACTATTAATTGAAAAGTTAGGGGTAAATAGTGATAAGGAAATAATAGGGAAAAGTGTATCTGAGGTTTTAGGAATATCTAGAAATGAGATTAATTCATTTTCAAGAATTGATGAAAATAAACAAATGAAGTATCAATATGTATGTAATTTAAGAGACATATATAAGGTAACTTTAAGTATGTGTGAAGATGATAAGTTTTTTATTTGGTTTGAATCGTATCATATAAACAACAATTATAGCTTAGCCATACAAAATAATTTAAAAGCTATGATATGGATAAAAGATGTAAATGGAAGATATATAAAAGTTAATAGGAATTTTGAAGAAATAACGGGATTAGAAGATATAGATATAATAGGTAAAAAAAATTCTCAGCTTAATATAGGAAATACTTTTGAGTATATGGAAGAATATGAAAAACTTGTACTTGAAAAAAAAGAACATGTTATTGAAAAAACAATTTTTGAAGATGATGAATGGATAAGTGTATTTATTCATCCTATGTATGACAATGAAAGAAATATTATAGGCACTTATGGTTTTAAAATTTATGATTATGTTAATTCAAAAACTCCAATAGGTATAGAAAATAGAAATAAGATGTTAGAAATTATAGTGGATAACTTACCAATTCCTATATTCTATAAAGACAAACATGGAGTTTACTTGTATTGTAATGAAGCTTTTGATGAATTAATAGAACTAGATAGAGATAATATAATAGGTAAAAAAGATTATGATTTAAATATAGATGAAGAAAGAGTTAAAATGTATAAAGATGCCGATAATAAAGTAATAAAACACAAGGTAACTACTGTAAATGAACTTTATGTAGAAAGAAAATCAGGGGATAAATACATAGAGATAACGAAAGTTCCTTTATGGGATTATAGAAAAAAAGTTATAGGAGTAATCGGAATTGTAATTGATTTAACACAGAAAAAAGCAACTGAAATAGAACTTGAAAAGCTGAGGCTAGACTTTTTCTCAAACTTAACTCATGAATTTAGAACTCCTCTAAATTTAATATTTTCTTCAGTACAATTAATTGATCAAAGCATCTCTAATATAAAAAAAGGAGATGTAAATGTATTAATAAGATACCTAAGAATAATAGAACAAAATGGTATGAGACTTTTAAAATTAGTAAATAATTTAATTGACTCAACTAGAATAGACTCGGGATGTTTAGATTATAACCCACAAAATAAAGATATAGTTGCTTTTGTAGAAAATATTTGTGAGTCTGTTGTTGAGTTTAGTCATTCTCAAAACATTGATTTAATATTTGATACAGACCAAGAAGAGAAAATAATTTCTTTTGATAGTGATAAAATGGAAAGAATAGTTTTGAATTTACTATCTAATGCAATAAAATACAATAAAGAAAACGGAAGAATTGATGTTGGAATTAAATGTAATGAAGATTATATAGATATAAATGTAAGGGATACAGGGGTTGGAATACCAAGTGATAAGATAGGAGATGTTTTTGAAAAATTCAAACAAGTAGACAATAGACTTACAAAAATAAGTGAAGGCAGTGGTATAGGGTTATCAATAGTTAAATCTTTAGTAGCACTTCATAATGGGATGGTAGATGTTAGTAGCAAAGTTGGAGTAGGAACGGAATTTAAAGTTAAAATACCTAATAAGGTGCAAGGGTTTGAAGGCAATAAATATCTTATAAGAAACGAGTCTATAAATATGAATAAAAAAATACAAATAGAATTTTCTGATATATATTAA
- the aspD gene encoding aspartate 4-decarboxylase gives MRRYNFKEINDMYGKISPFEFKDMLIKLAKFRAMESGRRVLDAGRGNPNWTAATPREAFFTFGQFAVSETRRTWNEGDLAGMPKKEGIATRFYKYIYENINMPGANLAKDIVDYGIENFDFDPDSWVFELADGIIGDNYPSPDRILVHIEEIVTKYLIQEMKYDTKKGGPLSIFAVEGATAAMCYVFDSLMANELLRKGDKIAIITPIFTPYLEIPHLPRYDFDVVFINADEVDENNCHTWQYSKKELEKLTDKSIKALFLVNPNNPASIAMDENSCKNLIDVVKNSHPDLMIISDDVYGTFVNGFKSIMANLPYNTIGAYSFSKYFGVTGWRLGTLALHEYNVFDKLINELPSDLKASVNKRYSDMSLNPDKISFMDRIVADSRLVALNHTAGLSTPQQVQMSFFSAFALIDKENSYKKVNMSICKRRQKLFYDALGVKIKKDIHDASYYVIFDIMEWATNTYGVEFADFIKTNYKPADVLFKLANNYSIVLLSGHGFYGPEWSVRVSLANLDDECYTFIGNSIKEVLSYYVYTWRKDK, from the coding sequence ATGCGTAGGTACAACTTTAAGGAAATCAATGATATGTATGGAAAAATTAGCCCATTTGAATTTAAAGATATGTTAATAAAGTTGGCTAAATTTAGAGCTATGGAAAGTGGAAGAAGAGTTCTTGATGCCGGACGTGGTAATCCAAACTGGACAGCTGCAACACCTCGTGAAGCTTTTTTTACATTTGGACAGTTTGCAGTTAGTGAGACTAGAAGAACATGGAATGAAGGTGACTTAGCTGGAATGCCTAAAAAAGAAGGCATAGCTACTCGTTTCTATAAATATATTTATGAAAATATTAATATGCCTGGAGCAAATTTAGCCAAAGACATAGTAGATTACGGTATAGAAAATTTTGATTTTGATCCTGATTCTTGGGTTTTTGAACTAGCAGATGGAATAATTGGAGATAACTATCCTTCTCCTGATAGAATACTTGTTCATATAGAAGAAATCGTAACAAAATATTTAATTCAAGAAATGAAATATGATACTAAAAAGGGTGGTCCTTTAAGTATATTCGCTGTAGAAGGCGCAACTGCCGCTATGTGTTATGTCTTTGACTCTTTAATGGCTAATGAATTATTAAGAAAAGGTGATAAAATAGCTATTATTACTCCTATATTTACACCTTACTTGGAAATACCTCATTTACCAAGATATGATTTTGATGTTGTTTTTATAAATGCAGATGAAGTTGATGAAAATAACTGTCATACTTGGCAATATTCTAAAAAAGAACTAGAAAAACTTACTGATAAGTCTATAAAAGCATTATTTTTAGTTAATCCTAACAATCCCGCTTCTATAGCTATGGATGAAAATAGTTGTAAAAATTTAATAGACGTAGTAAAAAATAGTCATCCTGATTTAATGATTATTTCAGACGATGTTTACGGTACTTTTGTTAATGGGTTTAAATCTATAATGGCAAACCTACCTTATAACACAATAGGTGCTTATTCTTTCTCTAAATACTTTGGTGTAACTGGATGGAGATTAGGTACTTTAGCTCTTCACGAATATAATGTATTTGATAAGCTTATAAATGAATTACCATCTGATTTAAAAGCATCTGTAAATAAACGTTACAGCGATATGAGTTTAAATCCTGATAAAATATCTTTTATGGATAGAATAGTTGCAGATAGTAGATTAGTTGCACTTAATCACACAGCCGGATTATCTACTCCTCAACAAGTTCAAATGTCATTTTTCTCTGCATTTGCATTAATAGATAAAGAAAATTCTTATAAAAAAGTAAATATGTCTATTTGTAAACGTAGACAAAAATTATTTTATGATGCTTTAGGAGTAAAAATAAAAAAAGATATACATGATGCTTCATACTATGTGATATTTGATATTATGGAATGGGCAACAAATACTTATGGGGTTGAATTTGCTGATTTTATAAAAACTAATTATAAACCTGCAGATGTGCTATTTAAATTAGCAAATAATTACTCTATAGTTTTACTAAGTGGACATGGTTTCTATGGTCCAGAATGGTCTGTAAGGGTTTCATTAGCAAATTTAGATGATGAATGCTATACATTCATAGGTAATTCTATTAAAGAAGTATTAAGCTACTATGTATATACATGGAGAAAAGATAAATAA
- a CDS encoding metal-dependent hydrolase encodes MTKETHSSGGYLLTALTFSSFASLYLENYSILYKLILFSICFGCANLGALLPDLDTRKSYISKKWPYLSKFISKRCKHRGFTHSLLFLIILAEILKIIILIGENNIILICASYGIFSGYVSHIILDAFTYEGVDLFFPLGFNLKLSRLKTSSKGEKHVYRILKFISINLILYNLYMLLQLKL; translated from the coding sequence ATGACTAAAGAAACACATTCATCTGGAGGATACTTACTTACCGCTTTAACTTTTTCTTCATTTGCTAGTTTATATTTAGAAAATTATAGTATTTTATATAAATTAATACTTTTTTCAATTTGTTTTGGATGTGCTAATTTAGGAGCGCTTCTTCCTGACCTAGATACTAGAAAATCATATATAAGTAAGAAATGGCCTTACTTATCTAAGTTCATTTCCAAAAGATGTAAACATAGAGGTTTTACTCATAGTCTTTTATTCTTGATAATATTAGCTGAAATTTTAAAAATAATTATCTTAATAGGCGAAAATAATATTATACTAATATGTGCTTCATATGGCATATTTTCTGGTTATGTTTCTCATATAATTTTAGATGCCTTTACTTATGAAGGCGTGGATTTATTTTTTCCTTTAGGTTTTAACCTGAAATTATCAAGACTTAAAACTAGCTCTAAAGGCGAAAAACACGTCTATAGAATTTTAAAATTTATTTCTATAAACTTAATTCTTTATAATTTATATATGTTGCTACAATTAAAATTATAG
- the purB gene encoding adenylosuccinate lyase has translation MESKYSTYANPLIDRYCSKDMSYIFSPQYKFSTWRRLWVALAESEKELGLNITDEQINELKANIDNINFDEARKIEKEVRHDVMSHVKAYGLQCDSAKGIIHLGATSAYVGDNTDVIQMTEALKLIRVKLVNLINNLKDFAIKNKDIPTLGFTHFQAAQLTTVGKRACLWAQDLLIDLEDLNFRIEHMKLRGAKGTTGTQASFLSLFEGDNEKVKELDKLVCEKMGYKASYAVSGQTYTRKLDYQVISILSGIAQSMHKMTNDIRLLQSLKELEEPFEKNQIGSSAMAYKRNPMRSERIASLSKYVIAESLSPALVQATQWLERSLDDSANKRLAIPQAFMAVDAILEIGINVTDGLVVYENIINKHINEELPFMATETILMEAVKRGGDRQELHEVIREYSMQAAKRVKQEGKDNNLLELILADCETFKMSKDEILAIMDPKNFVGRAPVQVVEFVDETIKPAIEEFKDSMGIKIDLNV, from the coding sequence ATGGAAAGTAAATATAGTACATATGCAAATCCGTTAATAGATAGATATTGCAGTAAAGATATGAGTTATATATTTTCTCCACAATATAAATTTTCAACTTGGAGAAGACTATGGGTTGCTTTAGCAGAGTCAGAAAAAGAGTTAGGGCTTAATATAACAGATGAGCAAATAAATGAATTAAAAGCTAATATAGATAATATAAATTTTGATGAAGCTAGAAAAATAGAAAAAGAAGTAAGACATGATGTAATGAGCCATGTAAAAGCTTATGGATTACAATGTGATAGTGCAAAAGGTATAATACATTTAGGTGCTACTAGTGCTTATGTAGGAGATAACACTGATGTTATACAAATGACAGAAGCGCTAAAACTTATAAGAGTAAAATTAGTTAACTTAATTAATAATTTAAAAGATTTTGCAATAAAAAACAAGGATATACCAACTTTAGGATTTACACATTTCCAAGCAGCTCAACTTACAACAGTAGGTAAAAGAGCTTGTCTTTGGGCTCAAGATTTATTAATAGATTTAGAAGATTTAAACTTTAGAATAGAACATATGAAACTTAGAGGTGCTAAAGGGACAACTGGTACACAAGCAAGTTTCTTAAGTTTATTTGAAGGTGATAATGAAAAAGTAAAAGAATTAGATAAGCTAGTTTGTGAGAAAATGGGATACAAAGCTTCTTATGCTGTAAGTGGACAAACATATACTAGAAAATTAGATTATCAAGTAATATCTATACTATCTGGTATAGCTCAAAGTATGCATAAAATGACAAATGACATAAGATTATTACAAAGTTTAAAAGAGTTAGAAGAACCATTTGAGAAAAATCAAATAGGTTCATCAGCTATGGCTTATAAAAGAAACCCAATGAGAAGTGAAAGAATAGCATCTTTATCTAAGTATGTTATAGCTGAGTCTTTAAGTCCAGCACTTGTACAAGCTACTCAATGGCTAGAAAGAAGCTTAGACGACTCTGCAAATAAGAGACTAGCTATACCTCAAGCATTTATGGCAGTTGATGCTATACTTGAAATAGGTATAAATGTAACTGATGGACTTGTTGTTTATGAAAACATAATAAACAAACATATAAATGAAGAATTACCTTTTATGGCAACTGAAACTATACTTATGGAAGCTGTAAAAAGAGGTGGAGATAGACAAGAGTTACATGAAGTAATAAGAGAGTATTCTATGCAAGCTGCAAAGAGAGTTAAACAAGAAGGTAAGGATAATAACTTATTAGAATTAATATTAGCAGATTGTGAAACCTTTAAAATGAGTAAAGATGAAATACTTGCTATAATGGATCCTAAAAACTTTGTTGGTAGAGCGCCAGTACAAGTTGTTGAGTTTGTTGATGAGACTATTAAACCAGCTATAGAAGAATTTAAGGATTCTATGGGCATAAAAATAGATTTAAATGTTTAA